The Priestia megaterium NBRC 15308 = ATCC 14581 region TAGAAGAAAAGCAAATTGATCAGCTTTACAGCCCTGTTTCATTTAAAAAGAAAGCGTTAGTTGAAAATGCCAAAACAGAACAAGAGCTAAATCAAGCAAGAGGTCTTGTGTATGTACTGCTGTTTGTTATTTATTTTGCTGTTATCATGTATGGGAGCATGATCGCAATGGAAGTAGCTACTGAAAAATCATCCCGCGTTATGGAGATCCTTGTATCGAGCGTATCACCTATTACACAAATGTTTGCTAAAATCATTGGAATTGCACTGCTCAGCTTAACACAGCTTGCAGTGATACTGAGCGTGGGTTACACATCGTTAAAAGCCAGTGTGGAAACAAATCATAGCGGTATCTTTTCTTATCTCGGATTTAATGATGTTCCGCTGACTACATTCGTGTATGCATTTGTCTTCTTCATATTGGGGTACTTCCTTTTTGCTACGCTCGCGGCTTTTTTAGGTTCTCTTGTGAGCCGTATTGAAGATGTACAGCAAATGATTACGCCTATGACTCTTGTGATTGTGGCTGCTTTTTTAATTGCTATGTTTGGACTTGGTGATCCTGAAACCACAATCATTACGGTCACATCTTTTATCCCATTTTTTGCTCCGATGATTATGTTTTTGCGTGTAGGTATGTTAAATGTTCCTGTGTGGGAAGTGAGTGTATCGATAGGGATTTTAGTTGTGACGATTACTGCTTTAGCTATATTTGGTGCCCGTGTGTATAAAGGAGGAGTCCTTATGTATGGGCAATCTACCTCTTTTAAAGATATTAAAAAGGCGCTGCAGCTAACGAAAAAAGAAACATAAAGAAGTGAGAGGCTGAGATAAAAGTAGTTTAGTTGAAGGAAGTTCCGAACGAACAACCTAGATTCTTGAGGGAGAATCCAACTCGTTCGGATTTTTTTATTGCTATAGTGACCATAGTTTTCATATATATGTGGCTGCTTCTAGCTGTGTATTGGAGAGCAAGACGAAGACTCCTGCGGGAAAAGCGGAATAGGTGAGACCCCGCAGGAGCGGAAGGGACGATGAGGCTCAGCGCCCGCTCGCGGAAAGCGAAGTCTTGCACGGAAATCAACAGCGGTGTCTCAAGCAGTTCAGCGCCTTTATCCAATTTGTTCGTCTTTAGATTGCATTGATTTTGTTATGTCGCAATCTCATCTTTTATGAAAAAGCGTCTACCCGTGCATTCAGTGGCAAGCGATGGTAAAATGAAATGTAAAGAGCTGTAAATAAGCGGAAG contains the following coding sequences:
- a CDS encoding ABC transporter permease; protein product: MNKFWVIVFHTYLNKLKTKSFIITTIITALILVALTNMEKIIDVFNSDDNGTNVGVIYEVESVYTLFKQNVNAMDKDIHLKEFTSESKAKQAVKNGELDSYLLLSLNDKQLPQAVYKANSLAESNLSSTLEQAVQQTKVAMATVKIGLEEKQIDQLYSPVSFKKKALVENAKTEQELNQARGLVYVLLFVIYFAVIMYGSMIAMEVATEKSSRVMEILVSSVSPITQMFAKIIGIALLSLTQLAVILSVGYTSLKASVETNHSGIFSYLGFNDVPLTTFVYAFVFFILGYFLFATLAAFLGSLVSRIEDVQQMITPMTLVIVAAFLIAMFGLGDPETTIITVTSFIPFFAPMIMFLRVGMLNVPVWEVSVSIGILVVTITALAIFGARVYKGGVLMYGQSTSFKDIKKALQLTKKET